One region of Paraburkholderia phymatum STM815 genomic DNA includes:
- a CDS encoding branched-chain amino acid ABC transporter substrate-binding protein, producing the protein MIMRIPGMKMLVAGLGVALASATVLADTVVKIGVAGPLTGSQAASGKDNERGARLAVEDLNAKHMTLNGQPLKFELISVDDQSDPKAGVTVAQKLVDNGVLAVIGHWNSGVTIPASKIYNDAKVIMITPAASNPALTVPGYPYVFRLTTDDNVLGAKMADYAANTLHLKRVAVIDDRTAYGAGVADVFASTAKKQGIDIVAREYATDHTVDFKAVLSRVKLEKPQAIFYGGYYGQAAYLARQMRDLGINAVLMGGDGLCVGEFPKLADGALDKKMYCPQGGVPLAALPDGKRFEGRFKAAYGVDPDQKAPSFYAATMMMGAAIAKAQSLSAETLDKTLHQTTFNTLFGQVRFDQRGEWIKAPMTVYWSAGGSIVPVE; encoded by the coding sequence ATGATCATGCGTATTCCTGGAATGAAGATGCTTGTGGCAGGCCTGGGCGTCGCGTTGGCATCCGCGACGGTTCTTGCGGACACGGTGGTGAAGATTGGTGTCGCAGGTCCACTGACAGGTTCGCAGGCGGCGAGCGGCAAGGACAACGAGCGCGGCGCGAGACTCGCTGTCGAGGACCTCAACGCAAAGCATATGACGCTGAATGGCCAGCCGCTCAAGTTCGAGTTGATTTCCGTGGACGATCAATCCGATCCGAAGGCAGGAGTGACTGTTGCGCAGAAACTCGTAGACAACGGTGTGCTCGCAGTAATCGGGCACTGGAATTCGGGCGTGACGATTCCCGCGTCGAAGATCTACAACGATGCGAAGGTCATCATGATCACGCCTGCGGCATCGAACCCCGCATTGACGGTTCCCGGCTATCCGTACGTATTCCGTCTGACCACTGATGACAATGTACTTGGCGCAAAGATGGCTGATTATGCGGCGAATACGCTGCATCTGAAGCGCGTCGCGGTGATAGACGATCGCACGGCCTATGGTGCCGGTGTAGCCGATGTGTTTGCCAGTACGGCGAAGAAGCAGGGCATCGATATTGTTGCGCGCGAATACGCTACGGATCACACCGTCGATTTCAAAGCGGTTCTGTCGAGGGTGAAGCTCGAGAAACCGCAGGCCATTTTCTATGGCGGTTATTACGGGCAAGCGGCCTATCTGGCCCGGCAAATGCGCGACCTTGGAATTAACGCCGTATTGATGGGTGGCGATGGACTGTGCGTCGGCGAATTTCCAAAGCTTGCCGACGGCGCCCTCGACAAAAAAATGTACTGTCCGCAGGGCGGTGTGCCGCTCGCCGCGTTACCCGATGGCAAACGCTTCGAGGGCCGATTCAAAGCTGCATATGGTGTCGATCCCGATCAGAAGGCACCTTCCTTCTATGCCGCCACGATGATGATGGGCGCGGCAATTGCGAAGGCGCAATCGCTATCGGCAGAAACGCTCGACAAGACGCTTCATCAGACAACCTTCAACACCCTGTTCGGGCAAGTGCGCTTCGATCAGCGCGGTGAATGGATCAAGGCGCCGATGACGGTGTATTGGTCCGCGGGCGGATCGATCGTGCCGGTCGAATGA
- a CDS encoding GlxA family transcriptional regulator, with protein sequence MHRIGFIVPKRFQMMSLAALTVFEIANMPPRGACYEVHLLSEHGGPVVSSGGMRLETEVFGDPAFDTVIVGSITEMKMPAPDAAVVAFVKKAAKASRRITSICSGAFVLAEAGLLDGRRATMHWAHASEFRARFPNVRTEEDRIFVNDGPFWTSAGMTAGIDLALALLDNDLGPDAAKMVARLLVMNQRRLGGQMQHSALLDMTPKSDRIERVVAHIRRNLRNPLTIEELAEVANLSPRQFSRAFVAETGQSPAKAVEQLRLEAARFMIEQGRHTINVVAQETGFADRERMRRAFVRTYGVPADILRRSARAEPATGN encoded by the coding sequence ATGCACCGGATTGGCTTCATCGTGCCGAAACGATTTCAGATGATGAGCCTCGCGGCTCTTACGGTATTCGAGATCGCGAACATGCCGCCCAGAGGCGCGTGCTACGAAGTCCATCTCCTGTCCGAACACGGCGGTCCCGTCGTATCTTCGGGCGGAATGAGACTGGAAACGGAGGTGTTTGGCGATCCGGCATTCGACACGGTCATCGTGGGCTCAATCACTGAAATGAAGATGCCCGCTCCCGATGCTGCTGTAGTTGCATTCGTGAAAAAGGCGGCCAAAGCATCCAGACGGATCACCTCGATCTGCAGTGGCGCGTTTGTCCTCGCCGAGGCGGGACTTCTGGATGGCAGACGCGCCACCATGCATTGGGCTCACGCGTCCGAATTCAGGGCGCGCTTCCCCAATGTCCGCACAGAAGAAGACCGGATATTTGTCAACGACGGTCCATTCTGGACTTCAGCGGGAATGACGGCGGGGATCGATCTCGCCCTGGCGTTGCTCGACAACGACCTCGGCCCCGATGCCGCGAAAATGGTTGCCAGGCTTCTCGTCATGAATCAGCGTCGATTGGGTGGTCAGATGCAGCATTCCGCACTGCTGGACATGACGCCGAAATCCGATCGGATCGAACGGGTCGTCGCGCACATTCGCCGTAACCTGCGCAATCCACTCACCATCGAAGAACTTGCGGAAGTGGCGAACCTCAGCCCTCGCCAGTTCAGCCGCGCATTCGTCGCGGAGACTGGTCAGTCGCCTGCCAAAGCTGTCGAACAGCTTCGTCTGGAAGCAGCGAGATTCATGATCGAGCAAGGCCGCCATACGATTAACGTGGTGGCGCAGGAAACGGGTTTCGCGGACCGGGAACGGATGCGCCGCGCGTTCGTCCGAACGTATGGCGTACCCGCCGACATCCTGCGCAGGAGCGCCCGGGCGGAACCCGCCACCGGCAACTGA
- a CDS encoding SDR family oxidoreductase has product MSQTNRTQMPRVAIVTGAGSGIGKAAALELLRDGWAVALLGRRIEPLREIASDDAFEERAFAVSCDVSDPLAVTTSFDAVVARFGRIDLLFNNAGVGNPPGSFETWTPEQWRGTVDVNLNGMFYCLQRAFRIMSTQTPRGGRIINNGSLSAWVPRPNSIAYTATKHAVTGLTRCAALDGRAYDIAVGQIDVGNAHSTLAGPMAHGVPQANGQLAAEPLIGAEIVGRSVAHMANLPLDANVLFHTVMATKMPFVGRG; this is encoded by the coding sequence ATGAGTCAGACAAACCGGACGCAGATGCCGCGCGTGGCTATCGTGACAGGCGCGGGGTCGGGCATCGGCAAGGCGGCGGCGCTCGAATTGCTGAGGGACGGATGGGCGGTTGCGCTGCTCGGCAGACGTATCGAGCCGTTGCGGGAGATCGCCAGTGACGATGCGTTCGAAGAGCGCGCATTCGCCGTGTCGTGCGATGTGTCCGATCCGCTTGCGGTCACAACATCGTTTGACGCCGTCGTTGCGCGTTTCGGGCGGATCGATCTGCTGTTCAACAATGCGGGCGTTGGCAATCCGCCAGGTTCGTTTGAAACGTGGACGCCCGAACAATGGCGCGGCACTGTCGACGTCAACCTCAACGGCATGTTTTACTGTTTGCAGAGAGCGTTCAGGATCATGTCGACGCAAACCCCGCGTGGCGGCCGCATCATTAACAACGGGTCATTGTCGGCCTGGGTGCCGCGACCGAATTCGATCGCCTACACGGCCACGAAGCACGCTGTGACGGGCCTGACGCGCTGCGCCGCGCTCGATGGGCGTGCGTACGACATTGCCGTGGGCCAGATCGACGTGGGCAATGCGCACAGTACCCTTGCCGGGCCTATGGCGCACGGGGTTCCGCAGGCTAATGGGCAACTGGCAGCTGAACCGCTGATCGGCGCGGAAATCGTGGGGCGTTCGGTGGCGCATATGGCGAACTTGCCGCTCGATGCGAATGTGCTTTTTCACACCGTGATGGCGACGAAAATGCCATTTGTCGGGAGGGGATGA
- a CDS encoding aspartate aminotransferase family protein, whose protein sequence is MSITNVLPSQPDVAELTRAASLASGAFAKSNPKSEAAHLEALSVMPGGNTRSVLFFSPFPLTIARGEGKRLWDVDGHAYTDFLAEYTTAMYGHSHPVIRAAIVEALDNGLNLTGHNTLEVPLARLLQERFDSVESLRFTNSGTESNLMAIAASLIFTGRKKVIAFKGGYHGGVLTFGSGNSAVNVPHDFVVAPYNDLSAVEAAFAAHGDDIAAVIVEPMQVAGGCIVGEPEFLKGLRALTQRHDALLILDEVVTSRLSGGGRQALLGIRPDLTTFGKYIGGGMSFGAFGGRKDVMAQFDPRLPGATPHAGTFNNNVLSMAAGYAGLSRLYTPGAAAALNEKGERLRARINGLCRERQVQMQFTGIGSLMNLHAGTQPIHSVDDLSEADAPLKDLFFFHMIERGCYVARRGFIVLTLAHDEGDLRRLEEAVTSFIDRYAALLRTRYAA, encoded by the coding sequence ATGTCGATAACCAACGTGTTGCCATCGCAGCCGGATGTGGCCGAACTCACGCGCGCGGCTTCACTCGCCTCGGGTGCGTTCGCAAAGTCGAACCCCAAAAGTGAAGCGGCGCATCTTGAAGCCTTATCCGTCATGCCGGGCGGCAATACCCGTTCCGTGCTGTTTTTTTCGCCGTTCCCATTGACGATCGCGCGCGGCGAGGGCAAGCGCTTGTGGGACGTAGACGGTCACGCCTATACAGACTTCCTCGCCGAGTACACGACGGCGATGTATGGCCATAGTCACCCCGTTATTCGCGCAGCCATTGTCGAGGCACTCGATAACGGTCTCAATCTGACGGGCCACAATACGCTGGAAGTGCCGCTTGCGCGTCTGTTGCAAGAACGTTTCGATTCCGTCGAATCACTGCGATTTACGAACTCAGGTACTGAGTCAAACCTGATGGCCATTGCCGCATCGCTCATCTTCACGGGACGCAAGAAGGTCATCGCTTTCAAGGGCGGTTATCACGGCGGGGTTCTCACTTTCGGTAGCGGCAATAGCGCGGTGAATGTGCCGCACGATTTCGTCGTTGCGCCGTACAACGATCTGAGCGCCGTTGAAGCCGCCTTCGCTGCACACGGGGACGATATCGCCGCGGTTATCGTCGAGCCGATGCAGGTTGCAGGTGGATGTATCGTCGGCGAACCTGAATTCCTTAAGGGATTGCGAGCGCTGACACAACGGCACGACGCGTTGCTGATTCTCGACGAAGTCGTGACGTCGCGCCTGTCGGGCGGCGGACGGCAGGCGTTGCTCGGCATCCGTCCCGACCTCACGACATTCGGCAAATACATTGGCGGCGGCATGTCGTTCGGCGCGTTTGGCGGCCGCAAGGATGTGATGGCGCAGTTCGATCCGCGCTTGCCCGGCGCCACGCCGCACGCAGGTACGTTCAACAACAACGTGCTGTCGATGGCGGCCGGATACGCGGGCCTTTCGCGTCTCTATACGCCGGGCGCTGCCGCTGCGCTCAACGAAAAAGGCGAGCGGCTGCGGGCGCGAATCAACGGGTTGTGCCGCGAACGCCAAGTCCAGATGCAGTTCACAGGCATCGGGTCGCTGATGAATCTGCATGCCGGCACTCAACCGATCCATTCCGTCGACGACCTCAGCGAGGCCGACGCGCCGCTCAAAGATCTGTTCTTCTTTCACATGATTGAACGTGGATGCTACGTCGCGCGCCGCGGCTTCATCGTGCTGACGCTGGCACACGACGAAGGCGATCTGCGACGTCTCGAAGAAGCGGTGACGTCGTTCATCGACCGATATGCAGCGCTGCTGCGCACCCGATACGCAGCCTGA
- a CDS encoding IlvD/Edd family dehydratase, whose amino-acid sequence MTSDQSARAPRPLRSRRWFDNPSNPGMTALYLERYMNFGITREELQSGKPIVGIAQTGSDLAPCNRHHIELAKRVRDGIRDAGGIPLEFPVHPVQETGKRPTAALDRNLAYLGLVEVLHGYPLDGVVLTTGCDKTTPACLMAAATVNIPAIVLSGGPMLDGWYQGKLVGSGTVVWEARKEVARDELDYAAFMEKVAASAPSAGHCNSMGTALSMNSLAEALGMSLPGCASVPAPYRERGWFAYETGKRIVQMIGENLRPSDIMTRKAFENAVAVAAAIGASSNCPIHMIAIARHMGVAHSLDDWQRVGADIPLLVDCQPAGRFLGEAFHRAGGVPGVMRELLAAGRLHGGEMTVTGRVLAENLAQVAEPDREVIRAFDAPLRPAGGHIVLGGNLFDNAVMKVSVIDARFRERFLSNRGDPDVFEVTAVVFEGPEDYHARIDDPALAIDENSMLVMRNCGPVGYPGGAEVVNMQPPAALIRRGIDTLPTMGDGRQSGTSGSPSILNVSPEAVLGGGLALLKTGDRLRVDLKMRRVDLLVSDDELAARRAAWSAPSLPNQTPWEEMYRSMVGQQGNGACLEPATLFLNIIELRGESRDNH is encoded by the coding sequence TTGACATCTGATCAGTCAGCACGCGCGCCGAGGCCGCTGCGCAGCCGCCGCTGGTTCGACAACCCATCGAACCCCGGCATGACTGCGCTGTATCTCGAGCGCTACATGAACTTCGGCATTACGCGCGAAGAGTTGCAGTCGGGCAAGCCGATCGTTGGAATCGCGCAGACAGGCTCCGATCTCGCGCCGTGCAATCGACACCATATCGAGCTTGCAAAACGCGTGCGCGACGGCATCCGCGACGCGGGCGGCATTCCGCTCGAGTTTCCTGTTCATCCGGTTCAGGAAACCGGCAAGCGGCCGACGGCGGCACTCGATCGCAATCTGGCCTATCTCGGGCTGGTCGAAGTACTGCATGGCTACCCGCTAGACGGCGTGGTACTCACGACAGGTTGCGACAAGACCACGCCCGCCTGCCTGATGGCCGCTGCGACCGTCAACATTCCGGCGATCGTGCTCTCCGGTGGTCCGATGCTCGACGGCTGGTATCAGGGGAAACTGGTGGGCTCCGGCACCGTCGTGTGGGAGGCGCGCAAGGAAGTCGCGAGAGACGAACTCGATTACGCGGCGTTCATGGAGAAGGTCGCGGCGTCGGCACCGTCGGCGGGGCACTGCAATTCGATGGGCACGGCGCTTTCGATGAATTCGCTCGCCGAAGCACTCGGCATGTCGTTGCCCGGTTGCGCGTCGGTGCCTGCGCCGTATCGCGAGCGCGGCTGGTTTGCGTACGAGACGGGCAAACGGATTGTGCAGATGATCGGCGAAAATCTCAGGCCGTCGGACATCATGACGCGCAAGGCCTTCGAAAACGCAGTGGCCGTCGCAGCCGCGATTGGTGCTTCGTCGAATTGCCCGATCCACATGATCGCGATCGCCCGACACATGGGCGTAGCCCATTCGCTCGATGACTGGCAGCGCGTCGGTGCCGACATTCCTTTGCTTGTCGATTGCCAGCCTGCGGGACGTTTCCTCGGCGAAGCATTTCATCGTGCTGGTGGTGTGCCGGGCGTGATGAGGGAATTGCTCGCCGCGGGCCGGTTGCACGGCGGCGAAATGACAGTCACCGGGCGGGTGCTGGCGGAGAATCTGGCGCAGGTCGCTGAGCCGGATCGTGAAGTGATCCGGGCATTCGATGCGCCGCTCAGGCCCGCAGGCGGCCACATCGTGCTCGGCGGGAACCTGTTCGACAACGCTGTGATGAAAGTCAGCGTCATCGACGCACGGTTTCGTGAGCGCTTCCTGTCGAATCGCGGCGATCCGGATGTATTCGAAGTCACGGCTGTGGTCTTCGAAGGCCCGGAGGACTATCACGCACGGATCGACGATCCCGCGCTTGCAATCGACGAAAACTCCATGCTGGTCATGCGGAACTGCGGACCCGTCGGTTATCCGGGCGGCGCCGAAGTGGTCAACATGCAGCCGCCCGCAGCATTGATCCGTCGCGGCATCGACACGCTGCCGACGATGGGAGACGGGCGCCAGAGTGGCACTTCGGGGAGTCCGTCGATTCTGAATGTATCGCCGGAAGCTGTGTTAGGCGGCGGGCTGGCGCTGCTGAAAACGGGCGACCGGCTGCGTGTCGATCTGAAGATGCGTCGCGTCGATCTGCTGGTCTCCGATGATGAACTCGCTGCGCGCCGGGCCGCGTGGTCTGCGCCGTCGCTGCCCAATCAGACACCCTGGGAGGAAATGTATCGAAGCATGGTGGGTCAGCAGGGCAACGGCGCGTGTCTCGAACCGGCGACCCTGTTTCTCAACATTATCGAGTTGCGCGGCGAATCGCGCGATAACCACTGA
- a CDS encoding HAD family hydrolase gives MKPKALTFDYFGTLVNVATGGIRGIEGVLQHLALTTTQTAANVYADWDRRTVQGYRSNAYRRYREVAQQALNDCLEALHEGCTRGQDMAALTELLLTHLVESSPPFDDAVVFLDWARDRFVLMPITNMDTDLWRRSRLVEYFPKVTTAEMARAYKPSETIFRTGLTTLGMRADEIFHCSIGTWADIDGAKPLGIKVAWINRGAEKLGDFQARPDYEFATLEPVRSVLEHLINE, from the coding sequence ATGAAACCAAAAGCACTAACGTTCGACTACTTTGGCACGCTCGTCAATGTGGCGACGGGCGGTATTCGCGGTATTGAAGGCGTATTGCAGCATCTTGCGCTCACGACGACGCAAACAGCGGCCAATGTCTATGCGGACTGGGACAGGCGCACGGTGCAGGGCTACAGAAGCAACGCGTACCGGCGCTATCGCGAGGTCGCGCAACAGGCGCTCAACGATTGTCTGGAGGCGCTACATGAAGGCTGCACCAGGGGGCAGGACATGGCAGCGTTGACTGAGTTGCTGCTGACACATCTGGTTGAATCATCTCCGCCTTTTGACGACGCCGTTGTGTTTCTCGACTGGGCGCGCGACAGATTCGTGCTCATGCCGATTACCAACATGGACACGGATCTGTGGCGTCGAAGTCGTCTGGTTGAGTACTTTCCGAAAGTGACGACGGCAGAAATGGCCCGCGCTTACAAACCATCGGAAACGATCTTTAGAACTGGGCTTACCACGCTTGGCATGCGAGCCGACGAAATCTTCCATTGTTCGATCGGCACGTGGGCCGATATCGACGGTGCCAAGCCGCTCGGTATCAAGGTGGCGTGGATCAATCGTGGTGCCGAGAAGCTGGGTGATTTCCAGGCACGCCCTGATTACGAGTTCGCGACGCTCGAACCTGTGCGCAGCGTGCTGGAACATCTCATCAACGAGTGA